From one Plectropomus leopardus isolate mb chromosome 8, YSFRI_Pleo_2.0, whole genome shotgun sequence genomic stretch:
- the LOC121947080 gene encoding EMILIN-3 has translation MRTKLYHLAAQLFLLGVLLSVVDSKGTFYGGHANPFYGNRYNLYKAGLNPPHSPNKPMTRHKNFCAYVVQKNITCTMQDGVATYVKAEYTTKCIWGQKCPVVMYRTFFKPKYKVGYKTVTELEWRCCPGYTGDNCHDGPTSLPDVMVPPFKGGTLPHRPGVKGFPHGPKPPVDQRPGGGQLEPGKPFPSVPDSRPIPTGQLPAGNGKPNYGNKFGISGVTGERLDRMEEDMRRLTQGLDTLNGMVAGLEERLRTSLREDTNKILVSLLPNAPRVPDSAVGFGVIPDGTPDGLGGGQSFIGFGDLAGRVTEVKDELRAKSHILEEIQGMVLGHDGQLKRLLEGARGRPIPGPGSTAHLDEILDAKLADVRAEILDGFERRLTGLETQCDEKIGAVQSQCHREHMDGQEQMQQSLDGRETGLREELGSLQAQIQGLTLTESCCGQVNSLSHRVLLLEESVKGLTESQRQLQTALADQSIHVETLIETRLVDIEGRLNATEGGPDVVTGLPGGLDGFKTMLEDKLKTLEERVFVAVEELSNATAPALLEGQVVPALETEIESVRRRVEGDLDGIQKQLIDLELLCTSSCSPSTPPAGGVTGTEVEEDCEEMEKKMTDRLNSHSNQLDRLNNTLQTLLFQIAQEDMEGTVQGEITLLKVNINSVNRTLKGLKDSIRFIASEVGHANASWEQREHQLVNQVQGITKLVGHQASLLGAGERRLAQLKGELVALKRRLAGELQGCRSTAIEVQKEVKDVDSRVSHVEGQCSSLGELAEQLERIRAELERHSDSYLAEVNGTLAAHSEQLAELKGEVKDCNKEAANQK, from the exons AAACTTCTGTGCCTACGTGGTCCAAAAGAACATCACATGCACCATGCAGGATGGAGTGGCTACCTACGTGAAGGCTGAGTACACCACTAAGTGCATCTGGGGCCAGAAGTGTCCTGTTGTCAT GTACAGGACATTCTTCAAGCCAAAGTACAAGGTGGGTTATAAGACGGTGACTGAGCTGGAGTGGAGATGTTGTCCCGGCTACACAGGAGACAACTGCCATGATGGACCCACCTCGCTGCCTGACGTCATGGTGCCACCGTTCAAGGGTGGTACCTTGCCCCATCGTCCAGGGGTGAAAGGCTTTCCCCATGGTCCTAAACCCCCAGTGGACCAGAGGCCTGGAGGAGGCCAGCTGGAGCCTGGCAAACCCTTCCCCAGTGTACCTGACAGCAGACCCATACCCACAGGACAGCTGCCTGCTGGGAACGGAAAACCAAACTATG gaaacaaattTGGGATTTCAGGAGTGACTGGTGAACGTTTGGACCGTATGGAGGAGGACATGCGTCGCCTCACCCAGGGTCTAGACACTCTCAATGGGATGGTGGCTGGTCTCGAAGAGCGACTGCGCACATCTCTCCGAGAAGACACCAACAAAATTCTGGTGTCGCTGCTACCAAATGCTCCCCGCGTGCCAGACTCTGCAGTGGGATTTGGAGTGATTCCAGATGGCACTCCTGATGGGCTGGGTGGAGGACAGAGCTTCATTGGGTTTGGAGATTTAGCAGGGAGGGTGACAGAAGTGAAGGATGAGCTTCGAGCCAAAAGTCACATCTTAGAGGAGATTCAG GGAATGGTCCTGGGTCATGATGGTCAGCTGAAAAGGCTCCTGGAAGGAGCTAGAGGCAGGCCCATCCCTGGCCCTGGCAGCACTGCTCATCTGGACGAGATCCTGGACGCCAAGCTGGCTGATGTGCGAGCTGAGATCCTGGATGGCTTTGAGCGCCGTCTGACGGGTCTGGAGACTCAATGTGATGAGAAGATTGGGGCGGTGCAGAGTCAGTGCCACAGGGAGCACATGGATGGCCAGGAGCAAATGCAGCAGTCTCTGGATGGAAGAGAGACTGGGCTCAGGGAGGAGCTGGGCTCTTTGCAGGCTCAGATCCAGGGCCTCACTCTCACAGAGAGCTGCTGTGGACAG GTGAACAGTTTGTCCCACcgtgtgctgctgctggaggagtcAGTTAAGGGTTTGACAGAATCTCAAAGACAGCTGCAGACTGCCCTCGCTGACCAGAGCATACACGTGGAGACACTAATCGAGACCCGCCTGGTGGACATCGAGGGCCGCCTCAACGCCACAGAGGGTGGGCCTGATGTAGTCACAGGGCTCCCTGGTGGTTTAGATGGCTTCAAGACCATGTTGGAGGACAAGCTGAAGACCCTTGAGGAGAGAGTATTTGTGGCTGTTGAGGAGCTGAGTAATGCCACTGCTCCGGCTCTCCTCGAGGGTCAGGTGGTCCCAGCACTGGAGACAGAGATTGAGTCTGTGAGGAGGAGAGTGGAGGGAGACTTGGATGGTATTCAGAAACAGTTAATAGATCTGGAGCTCCTCTGCACCTCTTCCTGTTCACCCTCCACCCCGCCAGCAGGGGGTGTTACAGGCACTGAAGTAGAGGAGGACTGTGAGGAGATGGAAAAGAAGATGACTGACCGCCTGAACTCCCATTCTAACCAGCTGGATCGCCTAAACAACACGTTGCAGACCCTGCTCTTTCAAATTGCCCAAGAGGACATGGAGGGCACCGTCCAAGGAGAAATCACCCTGCTGAAGGTCAACATCAACTCAGTGAACCGCACTCTGAAGGGCCTAAAGGACTCTATTAGATTCATTGCAAGTGAAGTGGGTCATGCTAATGCCTCCTGGGAGCAAAGAGAGCATCAACTAGTCAACCAGGTGCAAGGAATCACCAAACTAGTGGGCCACCAAGCCTCCCTCCTGGGGGCCGGGGAGAGGCGGCTCGCCCAGCTGAAGGGAGAGCTAGTGGCCCTGAAGAGACGACTGGCTGGGGAGCTGCAGGGCTGCCGGAGCACGGCGATAGAAGTTCAGAAGGAGGTGAAGGACGTTGATAGCAGGGTGAGCCACGTAGAAGGCCAGTGCAGCAGCCTGGGTGAGCTGGCAGAGCAGCTGGAGAGGATCAGGGCAGAGCTGGAGAGACACTCAGACTCCTATCTGGCTGAGGTGAATGGCACCCTGGCCGCCCATTCAGAACAGCTAGCTGAGCTGAAAGGGGAGGTCAAAGACTGCAACAAGGAAGCAGCCAACCAAAAATGA